One part of the Brevundimonas sp. NIBR11 genome encodes these proteins:
- a CDS encoding methionine ABC transporter permease: MDFFVNIDWPEIARATRDTLLMLFGSMALTVVFGVPLGVLLYLSGKGRLAANPVINAVLSLIVNILRSVPFIILLIVMLPVTVLLVGTSLGVAGAIPPLVVGAAPFYARLVETALREVDKGVVEATQAMGGSTFQIVTRALLPEALPGIIAGATVTAIALVSYTAMAGVVGAGGLGDLAIRFGYQRFQTDVMVVTVVLLLVLVQILQMIGDAVVARVSHR; encoded by the coding sequence ATGGACTTCTTCGTCAACATCGACTGGCCCGAGATCGCGCGAGCGACGCGCGACACGCTGCTGATGCTGTTCGGCTCCATGGCCCTGACGGTCGTGTTCGGCGTGCCGCTGGGGGTGCTTCTGTATCTGTCGGGCAAGGGGCGGCTGGCGGCCAATCCGGTGATCAACGCCGTGCTGTCGCTGATCGTCAACATCCTGCGGTCGGTGCCCTTCATCATCCTGCTGATCGTCATGCTGCCGGTAACGGTGCTGCTGGTCGGGACGTCCCTGGGCGTGGCGGGGGCCATTCCGCCGCTGGTCGTCGGGGCCGCGCCCTTCTATGCGCGCCTAGTCGAGACGGCGCTGCGTGAGGTCGACAAGGGCGTCGTCGAGGCGACGCAGGCCATGGGCGGCTCGACCTTCCAGATCGTGACCCGCGCGCTTTTGCCCGAGGCCCTGCCGGGTATCATCGCCGGGGCCACGGTGACGGCCATCGCCCTGGTCAGCTACACGGCCATGGCCGGCGTGGTCGGCGCGGGCGGGCTGGGCGACCTTGCGATCCGCTTCGGCTATCAGCGGTTCCAGACTGACGTCATGGTGGTGACCGTAGTTCTGCTGCTGGTCCTCGTACAAATTCTGCAGATGATCGGCGACGCCGTGGTCGCTAGGGTCTCGCACCGCTGA
- a CDS encoding MetQ/NlpA family ABC transporter substrate-binding protein — protein MLRRNLILAAAALVLTACGQGAEKAADGSAPLIVGATAVPHAEILEFIKPTLAAEGFPIEIKVFNDYVQPNTQLAERRIDVNYFQTKPYLDEFNAARGSDLITVAGVHVEPLGAYSRKHPALAAIPNGADVALPNDASNTGRSLLLLQSSGLITLRDGQNPLQTVRDISSNSKNLRFREIEAATLPRVLDQVDLAVINTNYALDAGLKPKTDALALEGGDSPYVNYLVARPDNQNDPRIQALARALRSQAVKDFIARKYDGAVVPAA, from the coding sequence ATGCTTCGCCGCAACCTCATCCTCGCCGCCGCCGCACTGGTTCTGACTGCCTGCGGGCAGGGAGCCGAGAAGGCCGCCGACGGTTCGGCGCCGCTGATCGTGGGCGCGACCGCCGTGCCCCACGCCGAGATCCTGGAGTTCATCAAGCCGACGCTGGCTGCTGAAGGGTTTCCGATCGAGATCAAGGTCTTCAACGACTATGTTCAGCCGAACACCCAGTTGGCCGAGCGCCGGATCGACGTGAACTATTTTCAGACCAAGCCCTATCTGGACGAGTTCAACGCCGCGCGCGGGTCGGACCTGATCACCGTGGCCGGCGTCCACGTCGAACCTCTGGGCGCCTATTCCCGCAAGCACCCGGCGCTCGCCGCCATCCCGAACGGCGCCGACGTCGCCTTGCCGAACGATGCGTCGAACACCGGCCGGTCGCTGCTGCTGCTGCAGTCGTCGGGCTTGATCACACTGCGCGACGGCCAGAACCCGCTGCAGACGGTCCGCGACATTTCCAGCAATTCGAAGAACCTGCGGTTCCGCGAGATCGAGGCCGCGACCCTGCCGCGCGTTCTGGATCAGGTCGATCTGGCGGTGATCAACACCAACTATGCACTTGATGCGGGCCTGAAGCCAAAAACCGATGCGCTCGCCCTCGAAGGCGGCGACAGCCCCTATGTGAACTATCTGGTCGCCCGCCCCGACAACCAGAACGACCCGCGCATCCAGGCCCTGGCGCGGGCGCTGCGCAGCCAGGCGGTCAAGGACTTCATCGCCCGGAAGTACGACGGCGCGGTCGTCCCGGCGGCCTGA
- a CDS encoding TfoX/Sxy family protein: protein MAYDPDFGEWVREHFAALGPLEIKRMFGGAGVYAHGLIFALLDDDTVWLKTDEINAPLLEAAGSRQFTFPTKDGETMSMAYWSLPEAALDDPEEAVTWARQSIDAALRKAAAKKPRKPKVKL, encoded by the coding sequence GTGGCCTATGATCCCGACTTCGGCGAGTGGGTGCGCGAGCATTTCGCAGCGCTGGGTCCACTCGAGATCAAGCGGATGTTCGGCGGGGCCGGGGTCTATGCCCACGGCCTGATCTTCGCCCTGCTGGACGATGACACCGTCTGGCTGAAGACCGACGAGATCAACGCGCCGCTTCTGGAGGCGGCCGGTTCACGCCAGTTCACCTTTCCGACCAAGGATGGCGAGACGATGAGCATGGCCTACTGGTCGCTGCCGGAGGCCGCCCTCGACGATCCGGAGGAGGCCGTCACCTGGGCGCGTCAGTCGATCGACGCGGCCCTGCGAAAGGCGGCGGCGAAGAAGCCGCGCAAGCCCAAGGTCAAGCTGTAG
- a CDS encoding lysophospholipid acyltransferase family protein, whose product MRSLAFNIAYWILSIAYASAAAFAALAPGRGATGWIIRRYVKRMVQAMRVLAGIRIEVRGKERLPSGAFIIASKHQSWGDGFATYDQFDDLAFVTGDHLEKFPLLGMVLTKLGAIVVNNCGGREARDSLKQSGAAAHAEGRTILIYPEGNLAKVGEKFRYRSGVWHMYRDFDMPVVPLASNLGLFWPQEEFRKKSGTATLEFLDAIPTGLGKEEFLARLEGVVEERTAELIAEARGGPIVPNVLVPTPDEVAKAKKAAATA is encoded by the coding sequence ATGCGAAGTCTTGCATTCAATATCGCCTACTGGATCCTGTCGATCGCCTACGCCTCGGCGGCGGCATTCGCGGCTCTCGCGCCCGGGCGCGGCGCGACAGGCTGGATCATCCGCCGCTATGTCAAGCGCATGGTCCAGGCGATGCGGGTTCTGGCCGGCATCCGGATCGAAGTGCGGGGCAAGGAGCGGCTGCCGAGCGGCGCCTTTATCATTGCCTCCAAGCATCAGAGCTGGGGCGACGGCTTCGCCACCTACGACCAGTTCGACGACCTGGCCTTCGTCACCGGCGACCACCTGGAGAAATTCCCCCTGCTCGGCATGGTGCTGACGAAACTCGGCGCCATCGTCGTCAACAACTGCGGCGGCCGCGAAGCACGGGATTCGCTGAAGCAAAGCGGCGCCGCGGCCCATGCCGAGGGCCGCACAATCCTGATCTACCCGGAGGGCAACCTGGCCAAGGTCGGGGAGAAGTTCCGCTATCGCTCCGGCGTCTGGCACATGTACCGCGACTTCGACATGCCGGTCGTGCCCCTGGCCTCCAACCTCGGCCTGTTCTGGCCGCAGGAGGAGTTCCGCAAGAAATCGGGCACGGCGACGCTGGAGTTTCTCGACGCCATCCCGACCGGCCTCGGCAAGGAGGAGTTCCTCGCGCGGCTTGAAGGCGTGGTCGAAGAGCGCACCGCCGAACTGATCGCCGAGGCGCGTGGCGGACCCATCGTGCCGAACGTTCTGGTCCCGACGCCGGACGAGGTTGCGAAGGCTAAGAAGGCGGCCGCTACAGCTTGA
- a CDS encoding GGDEF domain-containing protein, with protein MSTQVQTTLRGPEAFGLARKAVEEMERAGVWPTPLNFELWLHFLGDPDGALGQEMTRLLSVGDAFTEGTAEMLAAEYLPRGRLSEEIRDAGAVLNRELSTVSEAIAKAQKSQAAYGQTLAGASTQLESTSEPSALLGVVSKLTKATTQVQAENATLEKRLENSTKEVARLREHLEQVRRDAMTDALTNLANRKAFDEELLRCCDEAEKKRQMLSLAVIDIDHFKRFNDTWGHQTGDQVLRYVASVIGRVSKAPRVAARYGGEEFAIIFPSESASVVEAALNTMREEVGTRALRRRSTNDELGAVTISAGVAQRRPGESGSSLLDRADEALYASKRTGRNKVTNGERLEEAA; from the coding sequence ATGTCCACACAGGTCCAGACCACGCTCCGAGGGCCGGAAGCCTTCGGCCTCGCCCGTAAGGCGGTCGAGGAGATGGAGCGTGCGGGCGTGTGGCCGACCCCGCTCAATTTCGAGCTGTGGCTGCATTTCCTGGGCGACCCGGATGGGGCGCTCGGTCAGGAAATGACGCGTCTGTTGTCAGTCGGCGACGCCTTCACCGAAGGCACGGCCGAGATGCTGGCCGCAGAATACCTGCCGCGCGGCCGACTGTCCGAGGAAATCCGTGACGCCGGGGCCGTGCTGAACCGCGAGCTGTCGACCGTCTCGGAAGCGATCGCTAAGGCCCAGAAGTCCCAGGCCGCCTATGGCCAAACTCTGGCCGGCGCCTCGACCCAGCTGGAATCGACCTCGGAGCCGTCCGCCCTGCTCGGCGTCGTCTCCAAGCTGACCAAGGCAACGACCCAGGTTCAGGCCGAAAACGCCACCCTCGAGAAGCGTCTCGAAAACTCGACCAAGGAGGTCGCCCGCCTTCGCGAGCACCTGGAGCAGGTCCGTCGCGACGCCATGACGGACGCCCTAACCAACCTTGCGAACCGCAAGGCCTTCGACGAGGAGCTGCTGCGCTGCTGCGACGAGGCCGAGAAGAAGCGCCAGATGCTGAGTCTCGCCGTCATCGACATCGACCACTTCAAGCGGTTCAACGACACCTGGGGCCACCAGACCGGTGATCAGGTCCTGCGCTACGTCGCCAGCGTCATCGGCCGCGTGTCCAAGGCCCCGCGCGTCGCCGCCCGGTACGGCGGTGAAGAGTTCGCCATCATCTTCCCGTCGGAGAGCGCCTCCGTCGTGGAGGCCGCACTGAACACCATGCGCGAGGAAGTCGGCACCCGGGCGCTGCGTCGTCGTTCGACAAACGACGAGCTTGGCGCCGTGACCATCTCCGCTGGCGTTGCCCAGCGTCGTCCGGGCGAGAGCGGGTCCTCGCTGCTCGACCGCGCCGACGAGGCTCTCTACGCCTCCAAGCGCACGGGTCGGAACAAGGTCACCAACGGCGAACGTCTGGAAGAAGCCGCCTGA
- a CDS encoding DEAD/DEAH box helicase, whose amino-acid sequence MTEFSQLGLSPTTLQAVIDTGYTTATPIQAQAIPVALAGRDVLGIAQTGTGKTAAFTLPLIERLSKGRARARMPRALVLAPTRELADQVAMSFEKYAKGTKLSWVLLIGGVSMGDQVAALNKGVDVLIATPGRLLDLFERGKMLLTGVELMVVDEADRMLDMGFIPDIERIFKLTPPKRQTLFFSATMPPEITRLTQAFLKDPTRIEASRPAQTAETITQYLVRIPTSDPKAKRAALRALVGREDVKNGIVFCNRKSEVDVVAKSLKQHGFDAAPIHGDLDQSLRMKTLADFRSGALKILVASDVAARGLDIPDVSHVFNYDVSHHADDYVHRIGRTGRAGKLGQAFMLVTPADDKGLDKVLKLIKMAPEELVLDIDWSNLGGSRRPAPSSSDERSEGRPARGRSRSRGERPAPEPIGETADVAPFAPESTDAEATPARRTRSRRSSKPVEAARVEAPHAEVAPAPVEEAPRPAPTAEPRLRQADRRPGGRTDRDAPPAREGAGFGSDIPAFLRRPVPSKG is encoded by the coding sequence ATGACCGAATTCTCCCAACTGGGCCTCTCGCCCACGACCCTGCAAGCCGTCATCGACACCGGCTATACGACCGCCACTCCAATCCAGGCCCAGGCCATTCCGGTGGCTCTCGCCGGCCGCGACGTCTTGGGCATCGCCCAGACCGGCACGGGCAAGACGGCCGCCTTCACCCTTCCCCTGATCGAACGCCTGTCCAAGGGCCGCGCCAGGGCGCGCATGCCGCGCGCCCTGGTCCTGGCCCCCACCCGCGAACTGGCCGATCAGGTCGCCATGTCCTTCGAGAAATACGCCAAGGGCACGAAGCTGAGCTGGGTGCTACTGATCGGCGGCGTCTCCATGGGTGACCAGGTCGCGGCCCTGAACAAGGGCGTCGACGTCCTGATCGCCACGCCTGGTCGCCTGCTCGACCTGTTCGAACGCGGCAAGATGCTGCTGACGGGCGTGGAACTGATGGTCGTCGACGAGGCCGACCGCATGCTCGACATGGGCTTCATCCCCGACATCGAGCGCATCTTCAAACTGACGCCGCCCAAGCGCCAGACGCTGTTCTTCTCGGCCACCATGCCGCCGGAGATCACGCGTCTGACCCAGGCCTTCCTGAAGGACCCGACCCGGATCGAGGCCTCGCGCCCGGCCCAGACGGCCGAAACCATCACACAGTATCTGGTCCGCATCCCGACCTCGGACCCCAAGGCCAAGCGCGCCGCCCTGCGCGCGCTGGTCGGCCGGGAAGACGTCAAGAACGGCATCGTCTTCTGCAATCGCAAGTCCGAGGTCGATGTCGTCGCCAAGTCGCTGAAACAGCACGGCTTCGATGCCGCGCCGATTCACGGGGACCTGGACCAGTCGTTGCGCATGAAGACCCTGGCCGATTTCCGCTCGGGCGCGCTGAAAATCCTCGTGGCCTCCGACGTCGCCGCGCGCGGTCTGGACATTCCGGACGTCAGCCATGTCTTCAACTACGACGTCTCGCACCATGCCGACGACTACGTCCACCGTATCGGCCGCACCGGTCGCGCGGGTAAGCTTGGGCAGGCCTTCATGCTGGTGACGCCGGCGGACGACAAGGGGCTGGATAAGGTCCTGAAGCTGATCAAGATGGCGCCGGAAGAGCTGGTGCTGGACATCGACTGGTCCAACCTGGGCGGCAGTCGTCGCCCTGCCCCGTCCTCCTCGGACGAGCGTTCGGAAGGTCGTCCCGCCCGTGGCCGTAGCCGTAGCCGCGGCGAACGCCCGGCCCCAGAACCGATCGGCGAGACCGCTGACGTCGCCCCCTTCGCCCCGGAATCGACCGACGCCGAGGCCACGCCCGCGCGCCGGACTCGCAGCCGCCGCTCGTCCAAACCCGTCGAGGCCGCCCGGGTCGAGGCTCCGCACGCCGAGGTCGCTCCGGCCCCGGTCGAAGAGGCCCCCCGCCCCGCCCCAACCGCCGAACCGCGCCTGCGTCAGGCCGATCGGCGTCCCGGCGGCCGCACCGACCGCGACGCTCCACCGGCCCGCGAGGGCGCCGGCTTCGGCTCGGATATCCCGGCCTTCCTGCGCCGCCCGGTTCCGAGCAAGGGCTGA
- a CDS encoding MATE family efflux transporter, producing the protein MRQDLTQGSVTRKLMGMAGFIGIGLVFQTLYFIIDLYFVAGLGAAAIAGVGLAGNAFFLSLALAQMVGVGALSLIARSIGAKDFGAAERVYRQAMILSLGLGTVTLIGGYLAAEPALASIAADAETTAMGKAYLYGFLPALALSFPTNAMGSALRAAGVARPTMLLQSGTIIINAILAPVLIAGWGTGMPLGVFGAGLASTIAAGVGFVGMLLVFGRSQTLIAHPLKLPKPDWSVCRRIVGIGLPTAGEFLLMFVITAVVYAVIRQFGSEAQAGYGVGARVMQSIFLPAMAVSFAVAPVAGQNFGAGRADRVRRTVRDAAVISSGLMLVLTGLCQVWPHVMIAAFAHDPAVIEVGSMFLRIASLNFLATGLIFVASGTFQALGDTRPALWGSVSRLITFAGPAIWLSTQPWARLEQIWCLSAASVALHCLVAVWFLRSQLTLKLAGLTPRETVA; encoded by the coding sequence ATGCGACAAGACCTGACCCAAGGCTCGGTGACCCGGAAGCTGATGGGAATGGCGGGGTTCATCGGCATCGGCCTGGTGTTCCAGACCCTGTATTTCATCATCGACCTCTATTTCGTCGCAGGACTGGGCGCGGCGGCCATCGCGGGCGTGGGGCTGGCGGGGAATGCCTTCTTCCTCAGTCTGGCGTTGGCCCAGATGGTGGGCGTCGGAGCCCTGTCATTGATCGCGCGGTCTATCGGAGCGAAGGACTTCGGCGCGGCCGAGCGCGTCTATCGTCAGGCCATGATCCTGTCTCTGGGCCTGGGTACCGTGACGCTGATCGGCGGCTATCTGGCGGCCGAGCCGGCCCTGGCGTCCATCGCCGCGGACGCCGAGACCACGGCCATGGGCAAGGCCTATCTGTACGGCTTCCTGCCGGCCCTGGCCCTGAGCTTCCCGACCAACGCCATGGGATCGGCGTTACGGGCGGCAGGCGTGGCGCGGCCCACCATGTTGCTGCAGTCGGGGACGATCATCATCAACGCCATCCTCGCGCCCGTGCTGATCGCCGGCTGGGGCACGGGCATGCCGCTGGGCGTGTTCGGCGCAGGGCTGGCCAGTACCATCGCGGCGGGCGTCGGGTTCGTGGGCATGCTGCTCGTGTTCGGCCGGTCCCAGACCCTGATCGCCCATCCGCTGAAGCTGCCGAAGCCCGACTGGAGCGTCTGTCGCCGCATCGTCGGCATCGGCCTGCCGACGGCGGGCGAGTTCCTTCTGATGTTCGTCATCACGGCCGTCGTCTACGCCGTCATTCGCCAGTTCGGCAGCGAGGCACAGGCCGGTTACGGCGTGGGCGCGCGGGTGATGCAGTCGATCTTCCTGCCGGCAATGGCGGTGTCCTTCGCCGTCGCCCCGGTGGCGGGCCAGAATTTCGGGGCAGGGCGAGCGGACCGGGTGAGGCGTACGGTGCGGGACGCGGCGGTCATCTCGTCAGGTCTGATGCTGGTGCTGACAGGGCTTTGCCAGGTCTGGCCGCATGTGATGATCGCCGCCTTCGCCCACGATCCGGCGGTGATCGAGGTGGGGTCGATGTTCCTCAGGATCGCCTCGCTGAACTTCCTGGCCACCGGCCTGATCTTCGTCGCCTCGGGCACCTTCCAGGCGCTGGGTGACACGCGACCCGCCCTGTGGGGAAGCGTCAGTCGCCTGATCACCTTCGCGGGCCCGGCCATCTGGTTGTCGACTCAGCCGTGGGCCCGGCTGGAGCAGATCTGGTGCCTGTCGGCGGCGTCCGTGGCGCTGCACTGCCTAGTGGCGGTGTGGTTCCTGCGCAGTCAGCTCACGCTCAAGCTCGCCGGGCTGACGCCGCGCGAGACCGTGGCCTAG
- the parE gene encoding DNA topoisomerase IV subunit B has translation MSASNAPSLFDDIPEAPKPAAAESSPASPSQAALKTKTASVPRPAAAPSPASEPFVPNVGYSASSIEVLEGLEPVRKRPGMYIGGTDERALHHLFAEVLDNAMDEAVAKHAKQIKVDLDADGVLSVFDDGRGIPVDPHPKHPGKSALEVVMTVLHSGGKFSGKAYETSGGLHGVGVSVVNALSDILDVTVWRDGFEWKQSFSRGIPQGQIQQIQPSKKHGTLIRFHPDAEIFGVGAAFKPARLFRMARSKAYLFRGVEIKWTCAAERITDATPPSAILHFPGGLADALAERVGELETVTPAFAGRVERKGEAGAVEWAVTWSPIGFGEADGFVQSYCNTVSTPDGGTHEAGFRAALVKGLKAYGELTNEKRAGQITAEDVIANAGALISVFIRNPEFQGQTKDRLSSPEGQRLVEQLLRDPIDHWLTESPKQANTLLGFVIDRAEDRLRRRKDKDVQRAAATRKLRLPGKLSDCSRQSANGTELFIVEGDSAGGSAKQARDRQTQAILPLRGKILNVASATADKLRANIELSDLTLALGVTPGPRFDIDQLRYERVVIMTDADVDGAHIAALLITFFYRSMPEVIRQGRLFMALPPLYRLSAGPLSEYARDEAHRDELMATVFKGKKTEIGRFKGLGEMMASQLKETTMDPKKRTLARVTVPESEDDIEDLVERLMGKKADARFRFIQDNAQFAQADLDV, from the coding sequence ATGTCCGCGTCCAACGCCCCTTCCCTGTTCGATGACATCCCCGAGGCTCCGAAGCCGGCGGCGGCGGAATCCAGTCCTGCGTCCCCATCGCAAGCGGCTCTGAAAACCAAGACGGCCTCCGTGCCTCGCCCGGCCGCCGCCCCATCGCCCGCCAGCGAGCCCTTCGTCCCCAACGTCGGCTATTCCGCCTCGTCGATCGAGGTTCTGGAAGGGCTGGAGCCTGTCCGCAAACGCCCCGGCATGTATATCGGCGGCACCGACGAGCGCGCCCTGCACCATCTGTTCGCCGAAGTGCTCGACAACGCGATGGACGAGGCCGTCGCCAAGCACGCCAAACAGATCAAGGTCGATCTCGACGCCGATGGCGTGCTGTCGGTCTTCGACGACGGGCGCGGCATTCCGGTCGATCCGCACCCGAAACATCCGGGCAAGTCGGCGCTGGAAGTGGTCATGACCGTCCTCCACTCGGGCGGCAAGTTTTCGGGCAAGGCCTATGAAACGTCTGGCGGTTTGCATGGTGTCGGCGTCTCCGTCGTCAACGCCTTGTCCGACATCCTCGACGTCACTGTCTGGCGCGACGGCTTCGAGTGGAAGCAGTCCTTCTCGCGCGGCATCCCGCAAGGACAGATCCAGCAGATCCAGCCGTCGAAGAAGCACGGCACCCTGATCCGCTTCCATCCGGACGCCGAGATCTTCGGCGTGGGCGCGGCGTTCAAGCCCGCCCGCCTGTTCCGCATGGCCCGCTCCAAGGCCTATCTGTTTCGCGGCGTCGAGATCAAATGGACCTGCGCGGCCGAGCGGATCACGGACGCCACCCCGCCGAGCGCCATCCTGCACTTCCCAGGAGGCCTTGCCGACGCTCTGGCCGAACGCGTGGGCGAGCTTGAGACCGTCACCCCCGCCTTCGCCGGCCGCGTGGAGCGCAAGGGCGAGGCCGGCGCCGTCGAATGGGCCGTAACCTGGTCGCCCATCGGTTTCGGCGAGGCCGACGGCTTCGTCCAGTCCTACTGCAACACGGTTTCGACCCCCGACGGGGGCACCCATGAGGCCGGCTTCCGCGCCGCCCTGGTGAAGGGCCTCAAGGCCTATGGCGAGCTGACCAACGAGAAGCGGGCGGGCCAGATCACGGCCGAGGACGTCATCGCTAATGCCGGCGCCCTGATCTCGGTCTTCATCCGCAATCCGGAGTTCCAGGGTCAGACCAAGGATCGCCTATCCTCGCCCGAGGGCCAGCGGCTGGTCGAGCAACTGCTGCGCGATCCGATCGACCACTGGCTGACCGAGAGCCCGAAACAGGCCAACACCCTGCTGGGCTTCGTCATTGACCGGGCGGAGGATCGTCTGCGTCGCCGCAAGGACAAGGACGTCCAGCGCGCCGCCGCGACCCGTAAGCTGCGTCTGCCCGGCAAGCTTTCGGACTGTTCCCGCCAGTCCGCCAACGGCACCGAACTGTTCATCGTCGAGGGAGATTCGGCGGGCGGTTCGGCCAAACAGGCGCGCGATCGCCAGACCCAGGCCATCCTGCCGCTGCGCGGCAAGATCCTGAACGTCGCCTCGGCTACCGCAGACAAATTGCGTGCAAATATAGAGCTTTCGGACCTGACTCTCGCGCTGGGAGTCACTCCGGGTCCGCGCTTTGACATCGACCAGTTGCGCTATGAGCGGGTCGTGATCATGACCGACGCCGACGTCGACGGCGCCCATATCGCGGCCCTGCTGATCACCTTCTTTTATCGCTCGATGCCCGAGGTGATCCGCCAGGGTCGGTTGTTCATGGCCCTGCCCCCCCTCTACCGACTCTCGGCCGGTCCCCTGTCGGAATACGCCCGGGACGAGGCGCACCGCGACGAGCTGATGGCCACCGTCTTCAAGGGCAAGAAAACCGAGATCGGACGGTTTAAGGGTCTGGGCGAGATGATGGCCTCCCAGCTCAAGGAGACCACCATGGACCCGAAGAAGCGCACCCTGGCCCGCGTCACCGTCCCCGAGAGCGAAGACGACATTGAGGATCTGGTCGAGCGGCTGATGGGCAAGAAGGCCGACGCTCGTTTCCGCTTCATCCAGGACAACGCCCAGTTCGCCCAGGCGGACCTCGACGTCTAG
- a CDS encoding O-antigen ligase family protein, whose product MRPNGESLETSDPGPPLWEQAAAIFVVIILTQAFIGPVFAPTQEETPILRLIWLPVYAIIAGLIAMRPSVLVRAWPAWLILAVLVLQAFASKWWSIDPGVTQRRVIAMAISSAFSIYLGVAFGGRHLPRMLMISALIMGLGSLVFVFAFPSIGVHQLENAGLWRGLWYEKNQMGLVMSAGAVAAAACLASGDPRRLMPAIALAVCALLVLATQSKTSLLCLMLGVGAVAGLWAMKRGGAAFSIVAIWFGVVLTAGAAYVFITDPAMVLKALGKDPSLTGRTDIWEALMREVAERPWTGFGYQAFWGKDSVPAAFIRAETQWPVPSAHNGWIDLLIQLGWPGAITVGITVAIATVVSVLRIPGSGAREGYFAIGYLLVFLLLSLSESVLLSHANLPWTLLLAILARALAFEPDPIRAPLATGRRRAYQTAPRIAAHSAHVRVQRPFPVR is encoded by the coding sequence GTGCGACCGAACGGCGAATCTCTCGAGACCAGCGACCCCGGCCCGCCCCTGTGGGAACAGGCGGCGGCGATTTTCGTCGTGATCATCCTGACCCAGGCCTTCATCGGCCCCGTCTTCGCCCCGACGCAGGAAGAGACGCCAATCCTGCGTCTGATCTGGCTGCCGGTCTACGCCATCATCGCCGGACTGATCGCCATGCGGCCGAGCGTGCTGGTCCGCGCCTGGCCGGCCTGGCTGATCCTGGCGGTTCTGGTGCTTCAGGCCTTCGCCTCGAAATGGTGGTCGATCGATCCGGGCGTGACCCAGCGCCGGGTCATCGCCATGGCCATCTCCAGCGCCTTTTCCATCTATCTCGGCGTCGCCTTCGGCGGGCGTCACCTGCCGCGCATGCTGATGATCTCGGCCCTGATCATGGGGCTGGGCAGTCTCGTCTTCGTTTTCGCCTTCCCATCCATCGGCGTGCATCAGCTCGAAAACGCCGGCCTCTGGCGCGGCCTCTGGTACGAGAAAAATCAGATGGGTCTGGTCATGTCGGCGGGCGCCGTGGCGGCGGCCGCTTGTCTCGCGTCGGGCGATCCGCGTCGCCTCATGCCGGCGATCGCCCTGGCCGTCTGCGCCCTGCTGGTGCTGGCGACCCAGTCCAAGACCTCCCTGCTCTGCCTGATGCTGGGCGTCGGCGCGGTAGCGGGACTTTGGGCCATGAAGCGCGGAGGCGCGGCCTTTTCCATCGTCGCCATCTGGTTCGGCGTCGTCCTGACGGCGGGCGCGGCCTACGTCTTCATCACCGACCCGGCCATGGTGCTGAAGGCGCTGGGCAAGGATCCGTCCCTCACCGGCCGGACCGACATCTGGGAGGCGCTGATGCGCGAGGTCGCCGAACGGCCGTGGACCGGCTTCGGCTACCAGGCCTTCTGGGGCAAGGATTCCGTCCCAGCCGCCTTCATCCGCGCCGAGACACAGTGGCCGGTGCCGTCGGCCCACAACGGCTGGATCGATCTCCTCATCCAGTTGGGCTGGCCGGGGGCGATCACGGTCGGGATCACCGTCGCCATCGCCACCGTCGTCAGCGTCCTCCGAATTCCCGGCTCCGGCGCGCGCGAGGGCTATTTCGCCATCGGCTACCTCCTGGTCTTCCTGTTGCTCAGCCTGTCGGAGTCCGTGCTGCTCAGCCATGCCAACCTGCCGTGGACCCTGCTGCTGGCCATCCTCGCCCGCGCTCTGGCGTTCGAGCCCGATCCGATCCGTGCTCCGCTTGCGACGGGGCGGCGACGGGCCTACCAGACGGCTCCCCGAATCGCCGCACACTCCGCCCATGTCCGCGTCCAACGCCCCTTCCCTGTTCGATGA